A genomic region of Dreissena polymorpha isolate Duluth1 chromosome 4, UMN_Dpol_1.0, whole genome shotgun sequence contains the following coding sequences:
- the LOC127876116 gene encoding uncharacterized protein LOC127876116, which produces MAMLSCLAIGLLGFAIRMTSASGTCERRMDSAESRIPKGMPIADFDFWVVNRTLGELYYAMSVPPLYIPDINYHQIIKKFNDSYYEEVAIGDTPSSPKQCNSYVFPWIPASSTQASFHRNGKPDNIFVVFSSCPKKYIWVYRCTQFTRSSRCPLSHTFLGLFINEGISDFGSPSYLDDLPLQDMLMDLCPTRVKFGVSEFKWFYSYGANTLCDPGFVQT; this is translated from the exons ATGGCCATGTTATCATGCCTTGCCATCGGACTACTGGGTTTCGCCATTCGGATGACTTCCGCTTCCGGTACGTGTGAACGAAGGATGGACTCCGCTGAATCCCGAATTCCTAAAGGCATGCCCATAGCTGACTTCGATTTCTGG GTGGTCAACCGGACATTGGGAGAACTGTACTACGCGATGTCCGTTCCTCCTTTATACATACCGGATATTAACTACCATCAGATAATCAAGAAGTTCAATGACTCATACTACGAGGAAGTCGCCATTGGTGACACACCCAG TTCGCCAAAGCAGTGCAATAGTTATGTGTTTCCTTGGATACCAGCTAGTTCGACACAAGCCAGCTTCCACAGGAATGGTAAACCAG ATAATATCTTCGTTGTGTTCTCGTCCTGTCCCAAGAAGTACATATGGGTCTATCGATGCACGCAGTTCACGCGTTCATCTCGGTGCCCGCTGTCCCACACTTTCCTCGGGTTGTTCATCAACGAAGGAATATCTGATTTCGGCTCGCCATCCTACCTGGATGACTTGCCACTGCAGGATATGCTCATGGATTTGTGTCCTACGCGTGTGAAGTTTGGGGTCTCAGAATTCAAATGGTTCTATTCGTATGGAGCCAACA CTTTATGTGATCCAGGCTTTGTGCAAACCTAG
- the LOC127876123 gene encoding uncharacterized protein LOC127876123 isoform X1, translated as MYWIDTRIVHIFWIVNKCSYQKRVVNRTLGELYYAMSVPPLYIPDINYHQIIKKFNDSYYEEVAIGDTPSSPKQCNSYVFPWIPASSTQASFHRNGKPDNIFVVFSSCPKKYIWVYRCTQFTRSSRCPLSHTFLGLFINEGISDFGSPSYLDDLPLQDMLMDLCPTRVKFGVSEFKWFYSYGANTLCDPGFVQT; from the exons ATGTACTGGATTGACACAAGGATTGTACATATATTTTGGATCGTTAATAAATGCTCATACCAAAAGCGG GTGGTCAACCGGACATTGGGAGAACTGTACTACGCGATGTCCGTTCCTCCTTTATACATACCGGATATTAACTACCATCAGATAATCAAGAAGTTCAATGACTCATACTACGAGGAAGTCGCCATTGGTGACACACCCAG TTCGCCAAAGCAGTGCAATAGTTATGTGTTTCCTTGGATACCAGCTAGTTCGACACAAGCCAGCTTCCACAGGAATGGTAAACCAG ATAATATCTTCGTTGTGTTCTCGTCCTGTCCCAAGAAGTACATATGGGTCTATCGATGCACGCAGTTCACGCGTTCATCTCGGTGCCCGCTGTCCCACACTTTCCTCGGGTTGTTCATCAACGAAGGAATATCTGATTTCGGCTCGCCATCCTACCTGGATGACTTGCCACTGCAGGATATGCTCATGGATTTGTGTCCTACGCGTGTGAAGTTTGGGGTCTCAGAATTCAAATGGTTCTATTCGTATGGAGCCAACA CTTTATGTGATCCAGGCTTTGTGCAAACCTAG
- the LOC127876123 gene encoding uncharacterized protein LOC127876123 isoform X2 codes for MSVPPLYIPDINYHQIIKKFNDSYYEEVAIGDTPSSPKQCNSYVFPWIPASSTQASFHRNGKPDNIFVVFSSCPKKYIWVYRCTQFTRSSRCPLSHTFLGLFINEGISDFGSPSYLDDLPLQDMLMDLCPTRVKFGVSEFKWFYSYGANTLCDPGFVQT; via the exons ATGTCCGTTCCTCCTTTATACATACCGGATATTAACTACCATCAGATAATCAAGAAGTTCAATGACTCATACTACGAGGAAGTCGCCATTGGTGACACACCCAG TTCGCCAAAGCAGTGCAATAGTTATGTGTTTCCTTGGATACCAGCTAGTTCGACACAAGCCAGCTTCCACAGGAATGGTAAACCAG ATAATATCTTCGTTGTGTTCTCGTCCTGTCCCAAGAAGTACATATGGGTCTATCGATGCACGCAGTTCACGCGTTCATCTCGGTGCCCGCTGTCCCACACTTTCCTCGGGTTGTTCATCAACGAAGGAATATCTGATTTCGGCTCGCCATCCTACCTGGATGACTTGCCACTGCAGGATATGCTCATGGATTTGTGTCCTACGCGTGTGAAGTTTGGGGTCTCAGAATTCAAATGGTTCTATTCGTATGGAGCCAACA CTTTATGTGATCCAGGCTTTGTGCAAACCTAG